In a single window of the Gossypium hirsutum isolate 1008001.06 chromosome D02, Gossypium_hirsutum_v2.1, whole genome shotgun sequence genome:
- the LOC121214677 gene encoding WD repeat-containing protein RUP2 yields MGAIDWSKSPKPSNTTISFSFEWAMKNLSSGIHPTLPTKQTLKHQGDRLEIPSAAARCEWDFSLSTVVSSSANAAVSDALGSIEFDPSNTVVATGGIARKIRIYSLNSLLPEDNIQLLTRGEQNDTAFLDHVNACSFYICTPAKLSSLRWRPGSGGRLLGSGDYDGVVMEYDLERKLPVFERDEHGGRRVWSVDYSHWDPFVGASGSDDGTMQMWDPRCGGEGGECVAKVQPAAARSSVCCVEFSPFGDSLIALGCADRMAYAYDVRKMVEPLHVLEGHTKTVTYVRFVDAQTMVSAGTDGCLKLWNMSDCGLIRTCKGHLNSRSFVGLSVWRHGGLLGCGSENNQVFVYDKRWDEPICARGLEPMARPGFGHAFVSSVCWRQVQEDHCTLLAGGSDGVLQVFVGTKIS; encoded by the coding sequence ATGGGAGCCATTGATTGGTCTAAAAGTCCAAAACCCTCCAACACCACCATCTCCTTTTCATTTGAATGGGCAATGAAAAATCTCTCCTCTGGAATCCACCCAACCCTCCCTACGAAACAAACACTAAAACACCAAGGAGATCGGTTGGAAATACCATCAGCAGCAGCTCGTTGTGAGTGGGATTTTTCTCTTTCCACCGTCGTCTCCTCCAGCGCCAATGCCGCCGTCTCCGACGCTCTTGGCTCCATCGAGTTCGACCCTTCTAATACCGTCGTAGCAACAGGAGGGATCGCAAGAAAGATTAGGATTTACAGTTTGAATTCTTTGCTGCCGGAAGACAACATCCAATTATTAACCCGAGGTGAACAAAACGATACTGCCTTTCTAGACCATGTTAATGCATGTAGCTTTTACATATGTACTCCAGCTAAGCTCAGCAGCCTTAGATGGAGACCCGGTTCCGGAGGCCGCCTTCTCGGTTCGGGAGACTACGACGGGGTGGTCATGGAATATGATCTAGAGCGGAAGCTTCCGGTCTTCGAACGGGATGAGCACGGCGGGAGACGGGTTTGGAGCGTGGACTATTCGCATTGGGATCCATTTGTTGGTGCATCTGGCTCAGATGATGGCACCATGCAAATGTGGGACCCACGATGTGGCGGCGAAGGAGGGGAATGCGTGGCTAAGGTGCAGCCCGCCGCGGCTCGTAGCTCGGTCTGTTGCGTGGAGTTCAGCCCCTTCGGCGATTCGTTAATAGCGCTGGGATGCGCAGACCGGATGGCGTATGCGTACGATGTGCGGAAAATGGTGGAGCCTTTGCATGTGTTGGAAGGACATACGAAAACGGTGACGTACGTTAGATTTGTGGATGCCCAAACAATGGTTTCAGCAGGAACGGATGGGTGTTTAAAGCTGTGGAATATGAGTGATTGTGGTTTGATTAGAACGTGCAAAGGGCATTTGAATAGTCGAAGCTTCGTTGGGCTGTCAGTTTGGAGACATGGTGGGTTGCTTGGATGTGGGTCAGAAAATAACCAGGTATTTGTTTATGATAAGAGGTGGGATGAGCCCATTTGCGCGCGGGGGTTGGAGCCAATGGCTAGACCTGGGTTCGGCCATGCCTTCGTCAGTAGCGTATGCTGGAGGCAAGTCCAGGAAGACCACTGCACACTTTTGGCTGGGGGTTCCGATGGGGTTTTACAGGTTTTTGTGGGCACAAAAATATCATAG